Proteins from one Coregonus clupeaformis isolate EN_2021a chromosome 25, ASM2061545v1, whole genome shotgun sequence genomic window:
- the LOC121539621 gene encoding beta-taxilin isoform X2 codes for METCQVSEQGDPAQCQGQVDLTEDLSKQLEDIISTYQEASEEPAEQEEVEEEVLKEQVTKKSSAKDQKLEKKMLKSLGKEAMLLMQSLNKLGTPEQKLEAIIKKHAELLEEHRGDQKQLKVLQKKLLQVMKEKDQLQSEHSRAVLARSKLESLCRELQRHNKTLKEETLQRCREDDLKRKDITTHFQSTLTDIQGQIEEHSNRNTKLCQENSDLAEKLKSLISQYDAREANLEKVFKHRDLQQKLLETKLEQANMIIKEGEEKHKRERDHLINKAAQSQVKVQILKEQEEGMQAQLSMYSEKFDQFQGTVSKSNGVYACFKQDMEKMTKRMRKLEKESIQWKSRFEGCNKALIDMLTDKTLKEKEFELFTLKTQKLEKLCRALQEERNSLSHKLQEANPAAATNVAETKENETKEKENPEVPVAEKPSETPSENSSNESPAHEIPVATETLAVITPAPEKPALATHLTSELDNLKAQKARLQEIQMSFTLSNVVPPEFFDNEEEEETTTKPHGHTEAPEVSSEATNAPEVSSEATNAPEVSSEATNAPEVSSEATKAPEEHHIEGCNGDKMTEEITGPSSSSPAVAERDEAQEQRDRELETVD; via the exons ATGGAGACATGTCAAGTGAGTGAACAGGGGGACCCAGCCCAGTGTCAGGGTCAGGTGGACCTGACAGAGGACCTGAGCAAGCAGCTAGAGGACATCATCAGTACCTACCAGGAGGCCAGTGAGGAGCCTGCTGAgcaggaagaggtggaagaggaggtgCTGAAGGAGCAGGTCACCAAGAAGAGCTCCGCCAAGGACCAGAAACTAGAGAAGAAGATGCTGAAAAGCCttg GCAAAGAGGCCATGCTATTGATGCAGAGCTTGAACAAGCTTGGCACTCCAGAGCAAAAACTGGAGGCCATCATCAAGAAGCACGCTGAGCTG ctGGAGGAGCACCGGGGTGACCAGAAGCAGCTGAAGGTTCTGCAGAAGAAGCTTCTTCAGGTGATGAAGGAGAAGGACCAGCTTCAGAGTGAACACAGCAGAGCCGTTCTGGCCCGCAGCAAACTGGAGTCCCTGTGTAGGGAGCTTCAGAGACACAACAAGACACTGAAG GAGGAGACCCTCCAGAGGTGCAGGGAGGACGACCTGAAGAGGAAGGACATCACCACTCACTTCCAGAGCACGCTAACGGACATCCAGGGCCAGATCGAGGAGCACAGTAACCGCAACACCAAACTCTGTCAGGAGAACAGTGACCTGGCAGAGAAACTCAAGAGCCTCATCTCCCAGTACGACGCAAGAGAAGCG AACCTGGAAAAGGTATTCAAACATCGAGACCTGCAGCAGAAGTTGTTGGAAACCAAACTTGAACAAGCAAACATGATCattaaagagggagaggagaagcaCAAGCGTGAGAGGGATCAT TTGATAAATAAGGCGGCACAGTCGCAGGTGAAGGTGCAGATTCTGAAAGAGCAAGAGGAAGGGATGCAGGCCCAG TTGTCCATGTACTCTGAGAAGTTTGATCAGTTCCAGGGGACTGTGTCGAAGAGCAACGGCGTGTACGCCTGCTTCAAACAGGACATGGAGAAG ATGACCAAGAGGATGAGGAAGCTGGAGAAGGAGTCTATTCAATGGAAAAGCCGTTTCGAGGGCTGCAACAAGGCTCTTATTGATATGCTCACAGAC AAAACCCTGAAGGAAAAGGAGTTTGAGCTCTTCACCCTGAAGACCCAGAAGCTGGAGAAACTGTGCCGGGCACtgcaggaggagaggaacagtctCTCTCATAAGCTTCAGGAAGCTAATCCAGCGGCTGCCACCAATGTAGCTGAAACAAAAGAAAATGAGACAAAGGAGAAGGAGAACCCAGAGGTACCTGTTGCTGAGAAGCCCAGTGAGACACCCTCTGAAAACTCCTCTAATGAAAGCCCTGCTCACGAAATACCTGTTGCTACAGAAACCCTTGCAGTCATAACTCCTGCTCCGGAAAAACCCGCTCTTGCAACACACCTGACCAGCGAGCTGGACAACCTGAAGGCCCAGAAGGCCCGTCTGCAGGAGATTCAAATGTCGTTCACCCTTTCCAATGTTGTGCCACCTGAGTTCTTTGACaacgaggaagaggaggagaccacCACAAAGCCACATGGACACACTGAGGCCCCAGAGGTCAGTAGCGAGGCCACCAATGCCCCAGAGGTCAGCAGCGAGGCCACCAATGCCCCAGAGGTCAGTAGCGAGGCCACCAATGCCCCAGAGGTCAGTAGCGAG GCCACCAAGGCCCCAGAGGAACATCACATAGAGGGGTGTAATGGAGACAAGATGACAGAGGAGATCACCggcccttcttcttcttctcctgcaGTAGCTGAAAGAGACGAGGCCCAGGAGCAGAGAGATAGGGAACTGGAGACAGTTGACTAG
- the LOC121539621 gene encoding beta-taxilin isoform X1 codes for METCQVSEQGDPAQCQGQVDLTEDLSKQLEDIISTYQEASEEPAEQEEVEEEVLKEQVTKKSSAKDQKLEKKMLKSLGKEAMLLMQSLNKLGTPEQKLEAIIKKHAELLEEHRGDQKQLKVLQKKLLQVMKEKDQLQSEHSRAVLARSKLESLCRELQRHNKTLKEETLQRCREDDLKRKDITTHFQSTLTDIQGQIEEHSNRNTKLCQENSDLAEKLKSLISQYDAREANLEKVFKHRDLQQKLLETKLEQANMIIKEGEEKHKRERDHLINKAAQSQVKVQILKEQEEGMQAQLSMYSEKFDQFQGTVSKSNGVYACFKQDMEKMTKRMRKLEKESIQWKSRFEGCNKALIDMLTDKTLKEKEFELFTLKTQKLEKLCRALQEERNSLSHKLQEANPAAATNVAETKENETKEKENPEVPVAEKPSETPSENSSNESPAHEIPVATETLAVITPAPEKPALATHLTSELDNLKAQKARLQEIQMSFTLSNVVPPEFFDNEEEEETTTKPHGHTEAPEVSSEATNAPEVSSEATNAPEVSSEATNAPEVSSEATNAPEVSSEATKAPEEHHIEGCNGDKMTEEITGPSSSSPAVAERDEAQEQRDRELETVD; via the exons ATGGAGACATGTCAAGTGAGTGAACAGGGGGACCCAGCCCAGTGTCAGGGTCAGGTGGACCTGACAGAGGACCTGAGCAAGCAGCTAGAGGACATCATCAGTACCTACCAGGAGGCCAGTGAGGAGCCTGCTGAgcaggaagaggtggaagaggaggtgCTGAAGGAGCAGGTCACCAAGAAGAGCTCCGCCAAGGACCAGAAACTAGAGAAGAAGATGCTGAAAAGCCttg GCAAAGAGGCCATGCTATTGATGCAGAGCTTGAACAAGCTTGGCACTCCAGAGCAAAAACTGGAGGCCATCATCAAGAAGCACGCTGAGCTG ctGGAGGAGCACCGGGGTGACCAGAAGCAGCTGAAGGTTCTGCAGAAGAAGCTTCTTCAGGTGATGAAGGAGAAGGACCAGCTTCAGAGTGAACACAGCAGAGCCGTTCTGGCCCGCAGCAAACTGGAGTCCCTGTGTAGGGAGCTTCAGAGACACAACAAGACACTGAAG GAGGAGACCCTCCAGAGGTGCAGGGAGGACGACCTGAAGAGGAAGGACATCACCACTCACTTCCAGAGCACGCTAACGGACATCCAGGGCCAGATCGAGGAGCACAGTAACCGCAACACCAAACTCTGTCAGGAGAACAGTGACCTGGCAGAGAAACTCAAGAGCCTCATCTCCCAGTACGACGCAAGAGAAGCG AACCTGGAAAAGGTATTCAAACATCGAGACCTGCAGCAGAAGTTGTTGGAAACCAAACTTGAACAAGCAAACATGATCattaaagagggagaggagaagcaCAAGCGTGAGAGGGATCAT TTGATAAATAAGGCGGCACAGTCGCAGGTGAAGGTGCAGATTCTGAAAGAGCAAGAGGAAGGGATGCAGGCCCAG TTGTCCATGTACTCTGAGAAGTTTGATCAGTTCCAGGGGACTGTGTCGAAGAGCAACGGCGTGTACGCCTGCTTCAAACAGGACATGGAGAAG ATGACCAAGAGGATGAGGAAGCTGGAGAAGGAGTCTATTCAATGGAAAAGCCGTTTCGAGGGCTGCAACAAGGCTCTTATTGATATGCTCACAGAC AAAACCCTGAAGGAAAAGGAGTTTGAGCTCTTCACCCTGAAGACCCAGAAGCTGGAGAAACTGTGCCGGGCACtgcaggaggagaggaacagtctCTCTCATAAGCTTCAGGAAGCTAATCCAGCGGCTGCCACCAATGTAGCTGAAACAAAAGAAAATGAGACAAAGGAGAAGGAGAACCCAGAGGTACCTGTTGCTGAGAAGCCCAGTGAGACACCCTCTGAAAACTCCTCTAATGAAAGCCCTGCTCACGAAATACCTGTTGCTACAGAAACCCTTGCAGTCATAACTCCTGCTCCGGAAAAACCCGCTCTTGCAACACACCTGACCAGCGAGCTGGACAACCTGAAGGCCCAGAAGGCCCGTCTGCAGGAGATTCAAATGTCGTTCACCCTTTCCAATGTTGTGCCACCTGAGTTCTTTGACaacgaggaagaggaggagaccacCACAAAGCCACATGGACACACTGAGGCCCCAGAGGTCAGTAGCGAGGCCACCAATGCCCCAGAGGTCAGCAGCGAGGCCACCAATGCCCCAGAGGTCAGTAGCGAGGCCACCAATGCCCCAGAGGTCAGTAGCGAGGCCACCAATGCCCCAGAGGTCAGTAGCGAGGCCACCAAGGCCCCAGAGGAACATCACATAGAGGGGTGTAATGGAGACAAGATGACAGAGGAGATCACCggcccttcttcttcttctcctgcaGTAGCTGAAAGAGACGAGGCCCAGGAGCAGAGAGATAGGGAACTGGAGACAGTTGACTAG